The Deltaproteobacteria bacterium nucleotide sequence CGTCGCCGGTGAAGCGGTGACGCTGGTCGGCGACCGCGCGCTGCTGCGCCGGCTCATGCGCAACCTGCTCGAGAACGCGCACAGGCACGCGGGCGGAGCCGAGGTCGAGATCGAGGTCGCCAAGCTCGGCCCCGGCCGCGCGCGGATCCGCGTCTCGGATCGCGGCCCCGGCGTTCCCGAGAGCGAGCGTGAGCGGATCTTCGAGCCGTTCCACCGCCGCGCGGGCGCCGCGGAGAGGCGCGACGGCGGCTTCGGTCTGGGTCTCGCGCTCGTGCGCCAGATCGCGCGCCACCACGGCGGCGAGGCGCGCTGCCGGCCCCGCG carries:
- a CDS encoding sensor histidine kinase, which translates into the protein VAGEAVTLVGDRALLRRLMRNLLENAHRHAGGAEVEIEVAKLGPGRARIRVSDRGPGVPESERERIFEPFHRRAGAAERRDGGFGLGLALVRQIARHHGGEARCRPREGGGTVFEADLGGVT